From Aegilops tauschii subsp. strangulata cultivar AL8/78 chromosome 5, Aet v6.0, whole genome shotgun sequence:
CGTCTGAGAACTATCAAATCATTAGGTGACCTAGAATCAGCAAAATACACAACACTAGGAATTTTTTAGGCACAGAGAATCAGCAAAACACTACACAAAAGAGTTACATAAGCACACAACAACTAACATCAGATACCGATACAATACTTACCGCCTCTTCGGTTCATATGATTTTATATGAATTCTAAAAGATTACAATCTTTATGAATAATTGTTATGTTGATCATTTGATTCTTATGATTAAATCATTCCATCCTAAACCTAAACTACTATaggatttttcccgcaaaaataaaataaaaaatgctATAAGATTCAAATAGACAAAATATTATAACCCTTTTGTTTTCCTATTTTTGCATTCGTAGAATCttgtgaatcaaagaggcccttaacCGCAATCAAGTACTACCTCCATCTtaaaatataagacatttttaTAGATAGTTTACCCTAAAAAACATCTTacattttgagacggagggagtattgttCACGGAGAATCAGTTGTCTTCGGAGGAATTTATAAGATTATGATTTCTCTTTGTATAGATTCCGTTTACACAGTCTATACACACAAGATTGTTCGCGGTCACACAGATATGCACTGCACCAACACAAATACAGCGTCACACACTTGTTACAGCGATGGGAACCACGTCTTCCAAAAAAGAAACAACGACGACTAACGACAGAGCTAACCTCTCACCGCCGGCAACGGCAAGGCGGTCTCCCTCTACAGTCTACACCCTGACAAAGAAAATGCTGAGCTCCGTGCcaccgccggcgccggcgccgccgtccCCGTCCGGGCTGACCATGTAGAACGACTCCGAGTCCTTGCTCCCGGTGACCCTGTCGAACCCCGCGCGCATGTACGCCACCTCGCCGTCCGCATCCGCCGCCCCGCCGGGCGGCTCGTCCACCACGTCCCCGGGCAGCACGCCGGCGCCCACCGACACGGTGCTCAGCAGCTGCATGACCGCGAGGTCGCCGTCCGTGGCCTCCCGCCTGACCGCGTACCCAACGCGCCGGCCGTTGACGTACGCCGTCCACATCGCCTCCTCCAGCAGGCTGACGCTCCCGCCGCCTTCGCCTGCGTCGGGCGACTTCTTGGACTTCTTCTCGCACTCTAGGGCGATGCGGACGTGGCCGCCCGCGGAGATCTCCTGCATGAGCTTCCCCGTGAGCACGCCGAGCTCGAGGACGAGGGTGGGGAGGCTGCCGGGCCGCTCCTGCACGGCGAGCACGATGCGGGCGCGGCGGTGGCCGTAGAAGGTCCCGGTGACGCGCGCGCGGCCGCCGGCGTGGCCGTCGTGCGGCTTGCCGTGGCGCCTGGGGAGGGCCGACGCCGGGCGGCACGCGGCCGGCGCGATGATGGGGAAGGAGCGGAGCATTGCGCGGATGGCGCGCAGCGCGCGCGACGGCGGGCCCCGGACGGCCGCGGGCGCGCGCTTCTCATTCGCCGACGACGGCTCTTTGAGCGTGATCTCAGGGCGCGGCGTGCGCGGCGTGGTCGGCGGCGGGGTGGACGCCCTGGACGGCGCCGGCGGCGTGCGCGGCGAGGCCGGgatggcgcactgcggggtggTCGGGGACGCCGGCGCGACAGCCAGGCGGCTAGCCGCCGTCGGGGAGCGCGGCGGCGTCGCGCGGGACAGCGGGCTCGACGGCGTCGTGCGCGGCATGGTCCGGCGAACCGCGGCGCGGGGGAACCAAAGAGGTGGCGGCAGAGAGAGACCCTGGGACTAGGAGCTCGACGGCAGCGAGTCCTCGGAGTGTTTTAAGCTTAACCCCCGAGCTAGCGCGACGTGACGGCATGCACGCTGGTTCGAGGCGGTGCAGCGTGCACGACGTGGTGGCATTACACCGACACACGTACTGATAGCAGCCATGAGCGCCGAGGATTTTGGTGCTGATTAGTTCATGCTGCAATCTGCGGTTTGACCGCCGCAGGATGTGGTGACGAGGACATCCATCATCACTTCTGATAGAGTATCTTATTTCGTTTGTTCGTGGCAGCCCACTTGCATTGCGTTGGTATATTGACAATGACTAGATGGATATGTTTCTCTACTAGACTTTgttccttttttttttttgagaatacTAGACTTTGTTCCTGGTATCGCAAAcatcttcattttgttccatagAAGAAAAACATCTTCATTTTGTTATACCCCGGAACAGTTGAAACATAGTTGTTAAGCTACATGTATATGTGTGTGTGAGTATTGTACGTAGTCTCTACATCAGGCTAGTATAGCGTACGTGTGTGCAGTTTTCCCTTACGCACACACGTCCCTCCACCTCTCGAGCATGGCCACTCCACGATCTCCATCGTGGCTCAAGTGCCCGCTGCTCCCCTGTATATGTAACCCCTCAGATGAATGGAATCGGTGTGTTCGATCTCTTTCCCTGAAACAATAGTGACAGAGCTAAAAAAACAAAACTGTTTGGTGGTATATCAGAGCGAACATGATTGATTGAACGACAAATTGGGGGCTACATATTCAACAAATTTAGCGGCAGTGAAGTCATAAAATCACATGGACATAAATCTCCTGCTTTGAATATTATTCAACACCATACACCTTTTTTTCAAAGGCTCTACAGCATTGGCTGATACAGATACATGTTGCCAGTTTGTCAGAGTCCAAATTCCGCATGCCCACAAGTCACAATAAGTAGATTAATACAGCAATGCTCTAGACTCCAATCTGTTTCCAGTGATTCGGTACTTTCATCGATGTCAAGGCAGCTCTAGGAAATGCCGCGCTCGAAAAGCAATCTTACATCTCGCCACACTCGCTAATCACACAGGCAAGCTTTGGCCGGTTGTTTGGTCCAGTCGCTACGTTTTCAATCTTCCGCAACACAAGCAGACCATCTCCCAGCACCCTCTGAAATAGCACAAGGCGTTAGTTGAACTCACATAGCACTTGCCATAGGAAGGCAGATGACAACATACAGCTTAGCACACAAGGATACCTTTCATTGTCTCTTCGTGTTAGTTGTACTAGacacgtactccctccgtcccataatgtaagacgttttttgacactagtttaGTGTTacaaaacgtcttacattatgggacggagggagtagtatttactccctctgtcccataatataagaactttttgacactagtgtagtgtcaaaaacgttcttatattatgggacggagggagtacttgtgaACTGTAATAGATCAAATAGCGCGCACCATATATGGTGTTCAAATGCTGGTACCAAATAATAATGCATTAAAATCAAGCACTCTTACCCCGAAAACCACGTGCTTGTTGTCCAGCCATTCACACTTTGCACAAGTTAAAAAGAACTGCAAAACACATGGTAGAAAATAAGATTTCATTCATTATTCTAAAAGATATATACAGTAATATCTAACTGGAAAATATGTGAAAGGAGATTGGTGGTATAGACAAGAAAGGGGAAATCCAGATATGAACAGATAAGAACAACACCACTATAACATCACAACAAATTGGTAACAGAGCACACATTCAGATCATGCTGAAATGAGAAGAAACAATTGTTTAATAGATGAAAGTACCTGAGATCCATTAGAGTTAGCTCCACTGTTCGCCTGAAAAATAAATCAACAGCTGTTTAGATCCATAATAAGATGGGATTTAACAAAAATCTTAAACAGATTAATGAATATTCCCTATCATTGTGCAAGACACTGCCGAGGAAAGGAAACGAAACACTAGTAGTCATTTATACTAAAACAGAACTATTCTAGCGTAAAACCAGCTAAATAGTAAACCCAAGGTGGATGCTTCTTTTTAAGCAACCATGAGAAAAAGGCACCCATGAGGATTTAAGAAACCAATACTCCATAAAAGATATCTGGAAACACATGACCATTCACCATGACTTAAAATAATGCATTGCCATGAGATTGCCCCAGTCTGTTTTGATGTACGTCAAACCTAACCTAGCCTACTACAAATGTTGAAAGTGAACACCTAAAATGCCAAATTTAGGCCATTCACTTTATATTGTGCACAGCATCTCCATAATTATGTACACCATTTGAAGGTCGCCATAGTAAAAGAGGCTTGCAAATTTGAGTATATATTCTGGTCACTCAGTGAGCAGAAGTcccatacagaacaacaacaacaaagcctttagtcccaaacaagttggggtaggctagaccTGAAACCCATGAGAGAACTGATAATTATTTTTTTACAAAATACATGGAGGGGAAGGAATTTTTATACAAAGAATAACTAAGACATTAGCCCAGCCCAAGCAGTAGATCTCTTGCAAATGAACATGGCATTAGCAAAGTAACATCTGACAATAGTTTCAATTCAGAAAATGAGATGGAGAGAAGAATACCATGGAGAGCAGGCCAGGGCCAGTATGCTTCGCAATGAAATTTTCATCATCAAATTTGGTACCATATATTGATATGCATCCACTACCATCACCCTACAGAACATGAAGGAACTTAAGTTTATACCAAACAAACCCTTCAGTTCTGAGCACAAATTACTCAAGAACAGTTGGTCACTCAAAACTAAAATGCAAGAAGCCATAGAGGCTCAAAGCAAGTTGCAACATTTTATCAAATAATTGAATAGCTCAAGTTCAGTTGCATCAATGCACATGAATGCCACAGTCCAAAACAGCATGCCTAAAATATTATGTTAATTTATGCTGTTGATGCATGGAGGCATGGAGCTAAACAGCCACAAACCTTTACGAAGTCACCTCCCTGAATCATGAAATCTTTGATCACTCGATGGAACTGACAACCCTTATACCCCTGTGGAATAGCTGACTTCCTGCAATCAGCATGTTGAAACTAAGCATAGCTGCACACCAAATAAAACTACTAATGCAACCATCCAAAATTGCAGACTTGCAGTTGCAAGTtactacctctgttcctaaatgtAGACATCTTACatttaggaacagagggtgtaTTGTTTTATTTACACTTTTACAGTGTCCTGAATGAAGCAAATAACAACCACTGCCCACTAAGAAAAGGAACAGTCAAGTGGCAATGCTCCAAAGTGTTTGCACTCTACAAGCTAAAAGTGCTCATGAATCATAACAAACAGCGGAAGTAAAGTGCATGTCAAACTAGAAATTCTCCCTTCTTTCCACGACTTTGCACACCAACTAACATCCCAGCTAATTCAACAAAGTTACCCATGATATATACTAACACAAGCTTAAGCAACAACCACACAAGGAAGCTAAATGTTTAAGTGGGAAAGGAATTCAGGGTTGCAGAATTAGCCACGGAAATAAGCATACTATCGGCAATTACGATAACCAATCGCCGGGCATACATCCAGTCCTCACCTGTACTCGCCAGTGCAGAACTGCCTGCGACCAAAAGAACAAACAGAGCAGAGATCCGTCAGCAGCAGCAGCGATTAATTAAACGGAACCTAGGGTTTAAGTGCAGGGCAGCGAGGGCGGAGCTACCTGAAGTTCTCGGCGGTCTTGGGGACGACGTCGGCGAAGAGCTCCATCTTGATGCGGCCGGCCGGGATGGACCCGATGGTCACGTCGAAGAACACCACCGGGTTCTTCGGGTTCGGCGGCCGCTGGTGCCACTCCACCGACGACGGCGCCGCGGCCGGCGGCGTGGGCCCCGCAGATATGGCGGACGCCATGCCTCTCGGCGCTCGCGGAAGCTTCCGGAAGGTTCGGGAGCCGAGCGGGGGAGAGCGGAAGAAGCTTCGAGTTTCAGCCGAGGGAGAGGCCGGCGGCGCGCAAGGAGGACGGAGGCGGGCCAATATGCGCCAAGATTCGTGCAGGAGTCCCGAACGTTCGAGACCCCTCGGCTCAGATCCCGCTCACTGCCGTGTGGGTCCAACGTCGACCTccgggcccacaggtcagccgGCTATCCGTTCCCAAGTGAAGTCGGTAATCATCATCGTCCTAATAAAAAGGAGGGGAAGAGAAGGAAACTAACCCCAAATCGATTTGGACCAGACACCACCGAGCCCCCAACCAGACCCAGACCAAACcctaggcggcggcggcggcggcggcggaagcgatggcggcggcgagccTGAGGAAGGGGAACGCGAGGCTGCCGCCGGAGGTGAACAGGGCGCTGTTCGTGCGGAACCTGCCGTTCAACATCTCGAGCGAGGAGATGTACGACATCTTCGGCAAGTACGGGGCGATCCGGCAGATCCGACTGGGCAACGCCAAGGACACGCGGGGGACGGCGTACGTGGTGTACGAGGACATCTACGACGCCAAGAACGCCGTCGACCACCTCTCGGGCTTCAACGTCGCCAACCGCTACCTCATCGTGCTCTACTCGCAGCTCAACAGGATGTCCAAGAAGACGGACATCAAGAAGAAGGAGGACGAGATCACCAGGCTCCAGGAGAAGTACGGCGTCGGATCCAAGACCCCCTCCGCCAACGACGCCTGATCCTTGGTGCCCCGTGTTTTTTTTTAGTTAGAAATCGTCGAGAGAAACTGTTGAATCGGAGATCGGTCCTGTAATCTGTGCTTGCCGCGGTATGTTTGTGTTTGCGGTGGTTCCATATTGATGATGAACATAGCTCGGATGGAACTTGAATTTGATACTTTAATTAGTAGGTATATCTGTGCTGTGGGTGTCAATGGTCTGATAAACAGGGGCGTTCGCTTGAGATTTTTGATATGTGCATGATTGTTCAGATACATTAAGCAGCTGGAATATATTGAGAGGATTCGTGCTGCTTGATGTTCCAAATTACTACTGATTTAGGTGGGTGTATTTGCATTTTGATGTTGCTCTGATGTTCTTGCTGTGTGCTTATCAGGCTGTTGTGTGTTTGCTGTTATGTTGGATGTGTATGAATGTATGATTATTGCTTGTTTGGCCGTGAAAGATGACTCCAGAGATGGGTCACTTTTGTATATGTTATTAACATGTACCAATTTATGTTTCTTTGGCTGTGATTAGAGCTAGAGTGTAGTTTGTTAGTGCTCATGCTATGTGATTTTACCTGTTATGGTTTGCTAGTGCTGATTGTGCTATTTCAACTTGCTGCTATGTAGTATTCGTGTTTTCATGGGTTTCTTGAGCGATGATGGCTTGTCTAGTTCAAGCCTGCTTTCCTCTAGTTTACTTGGATCTGTCATGTTCATTGTGGGATGGCTGTTTCTTAATTTTGCAGAGTATGATTTTGAGGGGACTCACAATCATGAAATCTTGGATCTGGGTAGCAAATTAGCATATCTTACTGTTGTAAATTTGTAACAGCTATGTGCATTGTGGGGATCAGTATGTTTTGGATTTGTAGTGTGGGTCTAGGAGCCGATGAACTGTCATAAATTAAGTGCATCATGGGATCGCCGTTTCTTGATTTGTGAAGTGTGATTCTAGGAGCCTGTGGACAATCTTGAATTCGGAGACTACATCTGAATTGGTACTTTTGGCAACGCTGAGTTCAGTGAGTATTTCTTTTGTGTCTTCCATTGGCCAGCTAGAGTATCTGTCTTATGTCTTCCATTGACCAGGTAGTGGTGTGATGTCAGTTACATATATAATTTACTCTAGTATAGTATGCTTGAACTTGTCTATTTGGGGAAATTGTACTGTCAATTTGGTCTGTATAAAGAGGCATGATTCCCAATTTGCCTGAATAGATGTGTACTAGATTTTCTAAGGCTGAGCATGTTTGCCTCCAAAAATCACACTCATGTACATTTCATAGTTTTTTTTGCGTAAGAGTGCTGACCGGAATTTTGGTTATCACTATAGTTTAAGAAGGTGAAAATAGCTTCtgttgttgaagttcttcactagTAAGTTCTTCAACAACAAAATATGGGCATTTATTTGGTAAATTTCACATGACAAAGGTATTATTAAAGTTCTAAATTTCCTGTGGCAAAGGCATTACATGAGTTAGGTGGAGATATGCCCTGAAGCTACCTGGTTGATTCAAAGCCATGGCTAGATCTGGAGCTATTAATAACGGTATGATGTTACTGTTGCGAGCTAGATATACTGCCAGGAACTACAGTTTGTGCCACTAAACCACGGTTTTAGAGAAAGTGAACAGTGCTAGAAATTTGACCAGAACTTCTTGATTTGAAAGAGAGAGACACAACACAGTCCTCTTATCTGCAGGTTCTTCAGGTTTCAGTAACTCTTGATGCAACATACAGGTGGCACACCCTGGTATTATTAGCAATCCAACGAAAATAGGATGAACATACTCAGCAAGCTGGCCAGGAGAGGTAAGTCAAAGCGGCTCTGTTTGAATCAAACATATCACGAGACAGAGTAATAGTGTATGCCAATATTATTCCATGAAACGAACAGTTTAACCAATGGCATCGGATACACGATTATATTCTAATTTTCGTTACAGGAATTCCTCAACTGGAAACTCCACTTAATACCAAAACAGCGACTAGCTAGTATTCATCATCTGATTACTTGTCACCATTCTTGAACATGGCAGCTAGACCCAGCGGCCAGTTGAATTTCGTTGACATCTCCTGCCTGGCCACCTTGGAAGCCCTACAATACACAGCAAAGATGAGAACATCAAGTGTCAAATTAGGCAACAGGATAGTCCTATAGAACATATGGTTAACCAATAAGAAGAATTCAGTACATGGAACCAAAAGGAGAAGCGTATCGCGTATTATTCTACACCCTAAAGAAACTATTAGCAAAGGCAGTCTGTGGTGACCCCAGCTGTTCTGTTTTGACTGAAGTTTCGCTCTCCTTGGACCTTAATCATCATACCATATAGTTGGTTTGATAAATGCAGTGCAGTATAAAAGTAACAGCCGAGGATAGGTACAGATACACAGGAATAACCATGCTAACTGCAAAGAATGCATTTAACATTGAAATCACTTAGCAAAGGCCACAGGCAAATATGCAATGAGATATGTAGGTATATTGGTTCACAACAGTAACTCGTGAACAATTGCAAATGGAGATGCCCTGTAATTCAACAGGCGTAGCTTAACCAGTAAGAGGCTACACTGGaaaacctctttcactataatcAGTTCGAAAAGTTTCAACAGCAACTTGACAAACCAAGGAGATTGAAGTGATGCCCATAGCTTCTTAAAAATACTCAGGGTAGGAGCAGCCTAGCAAGTGATCAAGCAGTCCGGTGGATCACATGCCATCCAAGCTGAAACCATTGCCCGAGCTCATTTTTGGGCTAGTGGTGCCTTGTAAAGGGAGGTCAGTCATTTTTCTAGTGTAAAATACTAGAAATGGTTTGTCAGGCGGTACTTGTGTAAGTGTAAATTGTTCACTTGGATCCAGATGTCAGGTTACTGACCAATGAGATAGGTCCCAAAATTGTTCACTTGGATATCAAACATGCTCACAATCACGCCTCTTTAGGGACCAGATCAAGATTCAATCTCATCACTGGCTCTAATTCGCAACCTTAATTTGTCCTAGGAATCACGAGCAGACGACCAAACCAACCAATCTCGTGGATGCTTTTAGAACCTAGCCCGCGCTGCTTCGCGGGGAGAGTTAAAAAGAGCTTCTTACTCGGCGaacgcggcggcggaggcggaggtgggcggcggcggggctgggaGGCAGGCGGCGATGGTGGAGAAGCCCTGGCGCTGCTTGTGCTTCTGGTTGGAGGTGCAGTGGATGAAGACGATCCCCCGGCGCTTCACCACCTTGCAGAAGCCGCACAGCCGCTTCACCGATGCGCGGACCttcatcttcctcttcctcctcgcacCAGATCCGATTCCAAGCAGAGGAAGCGTGTCcgctcctcgtcctcgtcctcgttcTCGTATTCGTGGTTAGGGTTTCGTTCCGTGGATGGGCCGGGTGGGTATTACAGGCCCAGGCCCAGGCCCGTCCACAGAATCTTCTATTTCTAGATAGATACTACTCCTATAACCCACTGCCTATTTTTTCTCGACATCCAACCATGAAGTCATGCATGCAAATTGTAAATTACGAGCAACCATGTCACACCATCAATTTATGCAAGTTAGTCATAAGTTATTTTTTAATTATATTTTGTATTCACAATACATGTGTTGGGCGATTGCATCATACCTATGAAGTTCACCCTCTACATTTTTTTTGGAAATGTCATTCTTTTAACTACAAATTCACATTTTCTATTTTTATACTCTTTTGGTATTTTTATTCTATTTTTTAATCTTACATTTTCTTCACATTAGTTCTAGTTGTTGTTATCAACTTTTATGTAATTCTTTTAGCAAGATTCCTGCAACAACGCATGGTGCCTCTTTTAGTATGATACTTTTTGAGTTACATCTATATAAACAAACTCAAAAAAATTGGGTTACATTTAATATGTAGTTTATTTTATTAAAAAATTGCATCTAGTTTATGCGATAATTTAAAAAAAACGTAGAGTTGGGTGTTTTGGAGGCCGAGCTACATGGACTccttttattttaaaaaaaatctaaaacCAATCCTTTTAGTTTAAAAAAGAACTGGAAATATATATACACGCACATAAGGATGTAATGTATATGTGCGTATAATTTTATGATTTACCCTGAATTGCAAGCTACACAAAAAAATCGTGTATTGTAATACATCCAGATATTTGAGGATGGTAGGATACCAAAATAaacacgcacacacacgcacgtgcccgcacacacacacacacacactcactctcacacacacacacaataaTACATATATGCATAATTCTTTTTATAATGATTGTAATTTTTATCATTTACTTAGATTTGGACGAAAGATGGTTCAACCAAATGTCTTGAAATTttaaaaataatataatttttTAGCAAAAACAGAGTTCTACTCTAACATTATAGCATTCGTAGAATTAGAAGCGGGTAGTGAAATTGTAACTGTACTTGTAGCACACACGGTTAATATCGTTATATACAATAAAACAATAGTAATTAGAAATACCTGGAGCCCATATTTTGGGACACACGATCCTACCCACGCCTCTCGACGATACGAAGAAGCCCCACCATAATAAGGGTGAGGCGAGGAGATCTTATTGTATTACGGGCTTGCGGCTGCACCGTTGTTATACCCCACTTTGATGGACAATGAACAACAACAATCAATGCAACAATTCACCGGCACGATGAATATGCACACTAATCAATCCCCTCCACTTGTAGTGAACTTTGATGATAGTTTCAACCAACAACTAAGCAACAAGATAACACAAACAACATGCACATGTGACACGGTATTTAACATGGGAAAACCTCCTCAATTTGAGGAGTGAAAACCACGAATGTGGACCAACCGGTCCACACAACTTCACTACAAGAATAATGTGAGTATAAAGTTTTCTCTAGAACATCTTTGAGATTTACAACCCGCTCTCCACATTTGCAACCGAAAAAAGCAACAAAAACCATAAAGAAGCAAATATTTCAGCAAAACAGAATTTACACAACTTCTGCCCCCTTTTGTATTTTGCAAGCTGCTCTCGGACTCTTAACCAAGCAACACCAATTTCGGCAGACAAATAGACACACGAGTCCTTGGGATTCCTCTCAATATTTAAGCTCAATCAGACATCGTTGTCTACCCAATATGTTTGTATCCCAAAACTACTTTGTGATGAAACTGTAATAGTACGGACAAACGAAACCACTATCAAATTAGATGCTCCACTGACCCAATCCTCAAACTAGCTAATCAAATCGAAGTGGTCAAAGTAAGGAATGATCTTACCAAGTTTGGTGCCAATCAAGCACGTTTGAGCCTTCAATCACCAACTTGAACACCTCTAATCAAATGCAACAAACCTGAATAGTCACCTATCCTTGTTCTTCCTCCCTCTCACGGGTTGTGCGTGCATTTGTGTTCTCTCCCactctctcaaattcacaatgtCATCGTACATGGGTGGAGTGGCTAGGGTTTTCTTCTCCCCACCTCCCTTAGAAGCACTCACAACCGTTGGATGCAGCCGAGATCAACGGCTCACATGTGTTGAACTTATGTTACCACAGACGTAGGGAGAGAGAGGGTTCGTGGCTATTGTTTCAACGGTGATAATGGGACAAAAGGTATATTTTTTCTTTGGTACAATTTCATCCTAGGAATAGCAAGATGGTGTACTCATACATTTTTCATGTTTTGATATTTGAGTTGTGCACAGTTAATGTCATCTAAGGCAGGTAACGTTGATACTACAAATGATCCAAAAGAACACGCGATATAATTTAAAGTTCAACGTGCCTTTGCTGGCTTCATCGAGGCTCATTTGCCACATAGTCCAAATGGACCGACCATGAAATGCAGGAAAAGAATAAAGAGGATATCCCATGACTTCTACTACCAACTAAATTAAATTAAATTTAACTATCATCCACACATTCAGATTAAAAACCTCTACTGGTTTCTCCAATCGCTCCGACGATCATTGATCTTTGGGATCTCCATGTATAAAGTCATCAAGTGAAAAGTAGCAGTTTTCCATGCCCAGCTCTGGTTCAGGGCCATTCGGCGGCTGATCCCCGTCTTCGCCTCTGCGGCCATTTGCCTCGCTGGCGTGTTCATCACCCTCATCTGGTTGATCTCCCAACTGAACAGGCAAATCATGCTGGCCTGCTGGTGGATCTTTAGCACGGAACAATTTGCAGATCACCCACGGGTCAAGCTGCAGCAAAGCGAACAACTTTTCAGCGGCTTGGGTAAAATGGAGCAACACGAGTGCATGAGGATTAAATGAGGAAA
This genomic window contains:
- the LOC109786545 gene encoding protein MIZU-KUSSEI 1-like — protein: MPRTTPSSPLSRATPPRSPTAASRLAVAPASPTTPQCAIPASPRTPPAPSRASTPPPTTPRTPRPEITLKEPSSANEKRAPAAVRGPPSRALRAIRAMLRSFPIIAPAACRPASALPRRHGKPHDGHAGGRARVTGTFYGHRRARIVLAVQERPGSLPTLVLELGVLTGKLMQEISAGGHVRIALECEKKSKKSPDAGEGGGSVSLLEEAMWTAYVNGRRVGYAVRREATDGDLAVMQLLSTVSVGAGVLPGDVVDEPPGGAADADGEVAYMRAGFDRVTGSKDSESFYMVSPDGDGGAGAGGGTELSIFFVRV
- the LOC109786546 gene encoding peptidyl-prolyl cis-trans isomerase CYP22, whose amino-acid sequence is MASAISAGPTPPAAAPSSVEWHQRPPNPKNPVVFFDVTIGSIPAGRIKMELFADVVPKTAENFRQFCTGEYRKSAIPQGYKGCQFHRVIKDFMIQGGDFVKGDGSGCISIYGTKFDDENFIAKHTGPGLLSMANSGANSNGSQFFLTCAKCEWLDNKHVVFGRVLGDGLLVLRKIENVATGPNNRPKLACVISECGEM
- the LOC109786547 gene encoding splicing factor 3B subunit 6-like protein, with translation MAAASLRKGNARLPPEVNRALFVRNLPFNISSEEMYDIFGKYGAIRQIRLGNAKDTRGTAYVVYEDIYDAKNAVDHLSGFNVANRYLIVLYSQLNRMSKKTDIKKKEDEITRLQEKYGVGSKTPSANDA
- the LOC109786548 gene encoding uncharacterized protein; amino-acid sequence: MKVRASVKRLCGFCKVVKRRGIVFIHCTSNQKHKQRQGFSTIAACLPAPPPPTSASAAAFAEASKVARQEMSTKFNWPLGLAAMFKNGDK